The Nitrospira sp. genome contains a region encoding:
- a CDS encoding NAD(+)/NADH kinase yields MKSKSIGILTKPKFPEVKSTLLGVVAWLRARNIDVLLDTTSATLLNERGGIPKTQLADKADVLLVLGGDGTILNAARLASERSIPILGVNMGGLGFLTEVRLDNLYPSLERVFANDFTLDERLMLATHVHRHGETVARGVVLNDIVISKGTLARMIELQIAIQGQFVTNLRGDGLIIGTPTGSTAYSLSAGGPIMNPAVQALILTPICPHTLTHRPLIVPGNVMIEVTLTSRDDGSMATLDGQVGVAITQGDTAVIEVSDHRTRLIRFPESHYYEVLREKLKWGHG; encoded by the coding sequence GTGAAAAGTAAAAGTATCGGGATTTTGACCAAGCCGAAGTTTCCCGAAGTCAAATCCACGCTGCTCGGAGTCGTGGCGTGGCTCCGTGCGCGCAACATCGATGTCCTTCTCGACACAACATCGGCAACATTACTGAACGAACGGGGCGGGATTCCCAAGACCCAGCTGGCCGACAAAGCCGACGTTCTGTTGGTGCTTGGGGGAGACGGAACCATCCTGAATGCCGCTCGGCTGGCCTCGGAACGGAGCATTCCTATCCTCGGCGTCAACATGGGGGGTCTGGGCTTCCTCACCGAAGTCCGGTTGGACAATCTCTATCCCTCCCTAGAGCGAGTATTCGCCAACGACTTTACCCTTGACGAGCGACTCATGCTGGCAACGCACGTTCATCGGCACGGGGAAACAGTTGCTCGCGGAGTTGTGCTGAACGACATCGTGATCAGCAAAGGGACACTGGCCCGCATGATCGAACTCCAAATCGCTATCCAGGGACAATTCGTCACGAATCTACGCGGTGACGGTCTGATTATCGGGACGCCAACCGGCTCTACTGCCTACTCTCTTTCTGCCGGAGGCCCCATCATGAACCCTGCTGTGCAGGCTCTGATCTTGACGCCGATCTGTCCGCACACCCTGACGCATCGCCCTTTAATCGTCCCGGGAAATGTCATGATCGAAGTGACGTTGACGAGTAGGGATGACGGATCAATGGCCACACTCGACGGGCAAGTCGGCGTCGCCATTACACAGGGCGATACGGCGGTGATTGAGGTTTCAGATCATCGGACCAGATTGATCAGATTTCCTGAAAGCCACTACTACGAAGTGCTGAGGGAAAAACTGAAATGGGGTCACGGATGA
- a CDS encoding FAD-dependent oxidoreductase, which yields MSGSQAHVVIVVGAGPAGMAVASSLSKTGHEVVILNRDIKFGGLAEYGIFPSKLKLRGGLKKQYWELLQQKNVHYLGNVSIGNGKDLTVEDVRGLGASAVVFTIGAQGTKAIGVEGDSAQGVFHAKDVVYHFNRLPGFGDRPFEVGKHVAVIGAGDVMVDIAHWLIRYKKVERVTAIVRRGPVERKYNPKEIRTICANMDLDGIKGEFERIKERMVKVGQNPDEVLKGFTDEFTKCEPKVSETKMGFRFLASPKRILVDAHNRVRGLEMEDNRLDPKGEDTVAVGLKQLYEFPCDSVVFAVGDKVDETVGLPYKNGMFVTNPNKTGNDPDDALFQAYDESAGKVMDGVFLAGWARKASEGLVGVAKRDGDWCAEIVERYLATKHGGGDIKTVLDHLHVLLRKRQSRPVDVNGLRALDVAERSSTGKADCIGEFKFVANQEMLKHIEQGRVSSS from the coding sequence ATGAGCGGATCTCAGGCGCATGTAGTTATTGTGGTGGGAGCGGGACCGGCCGGTATGGCCGTTGCGAGCTCGCTCTCGAAGACGGGCCATGAAGTCGTCATCCTCAATCGCGACATCAAATTCGGCGGCTTGGCGGAGTATGGAATATTCCCCTCCAAGTTAAAACTCCGTGGCGGGCTCAAAAAGCAATACTGGGAGCTGCTTCAGCAGAAGAATGTCCATTATTTGGGGAATGTCTCAATTGGAAATGGGAAGGATCTCACGGTTGAGGATGTGCGTGGGCTTGGAGCAAGCGCGGTCGTCTTTACGATCGGCGCGCAAGGAACCAAGGCCATCGGGGTTGAGGGGGATTCAGCTCAAGGCGTGTTTCATGCGAAAGACGTAGTCTATCACTTCAATCGGCTGCCAGGCTTTGGCGACCGTCCGTTTGAGGTGGGAAAACATGTCGCGGTCATTGGGGCGGGCGACGTGATGGTAGACATTGCCCATTGGTTGATTCGCTACAAGAAGGTGGAACGGGTCACGGCAATCGTGCGGCGGGGTCCGGTTGAGCGTAAATACAATCCAAAAGAAATCCGTACCATCTGCGCCAATATGGACCTTGACGGGATCAAAGGCGAGTTTGAACGCATCAAAGAACGCATGGTCAAGGTCGGGCAGAATCCCGACGAAGTCTTGAAAGGGTTCACCGACGAGTTCACGAAATGTGAGCCAAAAGTCTCCGAGACGAAGATGGGCTTCCGGTTCCTCGCGTCGCCGAAGCGGATTTTGGTCGATGCCCACAATCGAGTTCGTGGGCTTGAGATGGAAGACAACAGGCTTGACCCCAAGGGGGAGGATACCGTCGCCGTAGGCTTGAAGCAGCTGTACGAATTTCCATGCGATTCTGTGGTGTTCGCCGTTGGAGACAAAGTCGATGAAACGGTCGGCCTCCCATACAAGAACGGCATGTTTGTGACAAACCCCAACAAGACAGGGAATGATCCCGACGATGCGCTCTTTCAGGCATATGACGAAAGTGCCGGCAAGGTCATGGATGGTGTGTTTTTGGCCGGTTGGGCCAGGAAAGCCAGTGAGGGGCTTGTCGGCGTCGCGAAACGTGACGGAGATTGGTGCGCGGAGATCGTCGAACGCTATCTAGCGACTAAACACGGCGGTGGCGACATCAAGACGGTGCTTGATCATTTACATGTACTTCTGAGGAAGCGGCAGAGCCGGCCGGTCGATGTGAACGGGTTACGAGCACTCGATGTGGCAGAGCGTTCATCCACTGGGAAAGCTGATTGTATAGGGGAATTCAAGTTTGTGGCCAATCAGGAGATGCTCAAGCACATTGAACAGGGGAGGGTGTCCAGCAGTTGA